A window from Bacteroidota bacterium encodes these proteins:
- the ybeY gene encoding rRNA maturation RNase YbeY codes for MHFHFLLSESRSRDRSKRANATYTARLKQAAKLAATIEFASIEEVELHAILLSDAELLELNRSALGHDWLTDIITFEIERAAELLQAEIYLSVDRARENARRYHVSLLQELEHLVIHGMLHLAGMKDKTPLQKKQMRARERWYLAKLRE; via the coding sequence GTGCACTTTCATTTTCTGCTCAGCGAATCTCGATCTCGTGATCGATCCAAGCGGGCAAATGCGACATATACGGCCAGACTGAAGCAGGCTGCCAAACTTGCCGCAACGATTGAGTTTGCTTCCATTGAAGAGGTGGAACTTCACGCTATCCTTCTTTCGGATGCCGAATTGCTCGAGCTCAATCGAAGTGCACTAGGACATGATTGGCTCACGGACATTATTACCTTCGAAATCGAGAGGGCGGCAGAGTTGCTGCAAGCAGAGATCTATCTGAGTGTTGATCGGGCGCGTGAAAATGCCCGGCGATATCATGTGTCCCTCCTCCAGGAGCTCGAACATTTAGTCATCCACGGCATGCTCCATCTTGCTGGGATGAAAGATAAAACACCCCTTCAAAAGAAACAAATGCGCGCACGTGAGCGTTGGTATCTAGCCAAGTTGCGTGAATGA
- a CDS encoding DNA alkylation repair protein — protein MMSTPTPNAIMMELSSMGSEQNKKVLAKHGAREPFFGVKVGDMKKIVKRIKKNHEISLELYATGNYDAMYLAGLIADETRISRADLNRWAKESYAGISEYTVPWVASESPHGWELALEWIESDKANMAAAGWSSLSNWVALRPDAELDQTKLGHLLDRVKQEVHSAPNRVRYAMNCYVIAAGSYVSALTSKAKEIAKAVGPITVEMGATSCTVPSAFDYILKIENMGRIGKKKKQARC, from the coding sequence ATGATGAGCACCCCGACCCCAAACGCGATCATGATGGAGCTTTCTTCCATGGGAAGTGAGCAGAATAAGAAGGTTTTGGCCAAACACGGCGCGCGTGAACCGTTCTTTGGTGTGAAAGTCGGCGACATGAAGAAGATTGTAAAGCGCATAAAAAAGAATCATGAGATATCGCTTGAACTCTACGCTACCGGCAACTACGACGCCATGTATCTGGCCGGGTTGATCGCGGATGAAACGCGAATTTCCCGGGCGGATCTGAACCGCTGGGCCAAAGAGTCCTATGCCGGGATCAGCGAGTATACGGTCCCATGGGTTGCTTCCGAGAGTCCGCACGGTTGGGAGTTGGCGCTCGAATGGATTGAATCCGATAAGGCGAATATGGCAGCCGCCGGGTGGTCCTCCCTTTCGAACTGGGTGGCATTGCGGCCTGACGCAGAACTGGACCAGACGAAGCTTGGTCACCTCCTCGACCGCGTGAAACAGGAAGTGCATAGTGCTCCCAATCGTGTCCGCTATGCGATGAATTGCTATGTCATTGCCGCAGGGAGCTATGTATCCGCTTTGACCTCGAAGGCGAAAGAAATTGCGAAGGCGGTTGGACCGATTACGGTGGAGATGGGTGCCACTTCCTGCACGGTGCCTTCGGCGTTCGATTACATTCTGAAGATCGAAAACATGGGTCGTATTGGGAAGAAGAAGAAACAAGCAAGATGCTAA
- a CDS encoding prohibitin family protein, producing MASLFFALILIGIGILLLYLRKSRVGSVSAGGQLNQANVGRIAGMAAPIFFVIALLVIAIGSFVTIDPGEVGVQVFFGDVQQDVLESGFHVINPLINVVQMDQRTQAYTMSAKTNEGQIKGDDAIQVLSQDGLTLTLEVTVQYHLSPESAPKVYNSIGLDYVEKVVRPEIRSALRDAAVNYLATDLYASRRDEYTGLVKSKLLAAFKNRGIVLEGVLLRDILLPEKVRTAIDEKIAAEQESQKMQYVLQRERQEADRKRVEAGGISDAQKIIAGSLTNQYLQYNYISTLKELVNSKNSTFVITPFDSKLTPMLNVNPNK from the coding sequence ATGGCATCGTTATTCTTCGCACTCATTCTCATCGGGATTGGAATATTACTTCTTTACCTTCGGAAGTCCCGTGTCGGTTCCGTCTCGGCTGGTGGTCAGTTGAATCAGGCAAATGTGGGCAGAATCGCTGGTATGGCCGCGCCAATCTTCTTCGTGATTGCTCTCCTGGTTATCGCAATTGGCTCGTTTGTGACTATCGATCCGGGTGAAGTCGGGGTTCAGGTGTTTTTCGGCGATGTGCAGCAGGATGTGCTCGAAAGTGGCTTTCATGTCATTAATCCGCTCATCAATGTGGTCCAAATGGACCAGCGAACCCAGGCGTACACCATGTCCGCAAAGACAAATGAAGGGCAGATCAAAGGTGACGATGCCATTCAGGTACTGAGTCAGGACGGACTTACGCTGACGCTCGAAGTGACCGTGCAGTATCATCTCTCGCCGGAGAGTGCACCGAAAGTTTACAACTCGATTGGTCTCGATTATGTGGAAAAGGTCGTGCGCCCCGAGATTCGCTCGGCATTGCGCGATGCGGCGGTGAATTATCTCGCAACCGATCTCTATGCCAGCCGGCGCGACGAATATACCGGGCTCGTCAAAAGCAAGTTACTCGCGGCTTTCAAGAACAGGGGTATCGTGCTCGAGGGTGTGCTCCTCCGCGACATTTTGCTACCTGAGAAAGTCCGTACCGCGATCGACGAGAAGATTGCGGCCGAGCAAGAGTCGCAGAAGATGCAGTACGTCCTGCAGCGCGAGCGCCAGGAAGCGGATCGGAAACGAGTCGAGGCCGGCGGCATTTCGGACGCGCAGAAGATCATCGCCGGTTCGCTCACGAACCAATATCTACAATACAATTACATTTCAACGCTCAAAGAACTCGTCAACTCGAAGAACTCGACCTTTGTCATCACGCCATTCGACTCCAAGCTCACACCGATGCTGAATGTGAATCCGAACAAGTAA
- the mutS gene encoding DNA mismatch repair protein MutS → MLTTNEEVLTPAKADKLTPLMKQYNSIKAKYPETVLFFRMGDFFETFGPDAITTAKVTGIVLTKRGNGSASEIELAGFPHHQLDTYLPKMIRAGYRVAVCEQLEDPKLAKGIVQRGVVEVVTPGVATSEKILEIERNTYAGAIVLQSGVAGIAYADVSTGEFVAGEIPEAQLAEHLETIGMRELLVARKDISKTELAPYFVALSNKPAITRREDWIFHFETARELLLQHFQTASLKGFGIDDLTVGITAAGAVLDYLRETRSQSSLSHVTRVSRYEPKDYLALDASTRRNLELFSSLQGGNPNASLLGALDETSSPMGARMLRRWLARPLRSHERITQRLAAVETMNANREARDKLCQELRELGDIERLVGRFAGARILQPRDFLALKFSLWHLPEIQKALAGLIRDQAEVTDTDKSILGTIAKELRALPELAEELDRFVSTEPPATVAHLGVIRDGANPDLDELRALTRNSRERLLAIQARERERTGIATLKVDYNNVFGYYIEVSKANQAKVPADYERRQTMTNAERYITPELKEYEAKILGAEERMMVIEREMIEVLRARIIQDISPLTHNAELLAVIDVLATFSVLATKHRWTRPEFNTIGEFAIEMGRHPVVEKLLPVGERFTANSVLFKPGEFEFYVITGPNMSGKSVYLRQCGVLAYLAHVGSFVPAERANFPRMDRIFTRVGASDNVASGESTFLVEMNEAANMLNNATADSLLLFDELGRGTSTFDGLSIAWAVSEYIHDNLPGARTLFATHYHELNALAERHAHIHNLKVEVREAEGKVHFLHKIAPGHADHSYGIEVAAMAGIPPEVIDRAREILRSLEATELVIAEANIQREIPFVEHSTRAEQEARLKQAFGDEHVDAVAADLRALDLNTLTPIEAINKIAEWKKKLE, encoded by the coding sequence ATGCTAACTACCAACGAAGAAGTACTGACGCCCGCGAAAGCCGACAAGCTCACGCCGCTGATGAAGCAGTATAACTCTATCAAGGCGAAGTATCCGGAGACGGTCCTCTTTTTCCGGATGGGCGATTTTTTCGAGACGTTTGGCCCGGATGCGATCACGACGGCGAAAGTCACCGGCATCGTGCTGACGAAGCGCGGCAATGGTTCGGCCAGTGAAATCGAATTGGCTGGTTTCCCCCATCACCAGCTCGATACTTATCTGCCAAAGATGATTCGCGCCGGCTACCGCGTCGCCGTATGCGAGCAGCTCGAAGATCCTAAGCTGGCCAAAGGAATCGTCCAGCGCGGCGTGGTGGAAGTGGTTACGCCCGGCGTTGCAACGAGCGAAAAGATTTTGGAGATTGAACGGAATACCTATGCGGGCGCGATCGTATTGCAGTCTGGTGTAGCCGGAATTGCCTATGCCGATGTCTCGACCGGCGAGTTCGTTGCCGGCGAAATACCAGAAGCACAATTGGCCGAGCATCTCGAAACAATCGGGATGCGAGAGCTGCTCGTCGCTCGCAAAGATATCAGCAAGACTGAGCTAGCTCCCTATTTCGTCGCACTCTCGAACAAACCAGCAATCACGCGTCGTGAAGATTGGATCTTCCACTTTGAAACCGCACGCGAGTTACTCTTGCAGCATTTTCAGACAGCTTCACTCAAAGGCTTCGGCATCGACGATCTCACGGTCGGCATCACCGCCGCCGGCGCTGTGCTCGATTATCTCCGCGAGACCCGAAGCCAGTCGAGCCTCTCGCACGTGACGCGTGTCTCGCGATACGAGCCAAAGGATTATCTTGCGCTGGACGCGAGCACCCGCCGGAATCTCGAACTATTTTCGTCTCTGCAGGGCGGCAATCCAAATGCTTCGCTGCTTGGCGCTTTGGATGAAACGTCATCACCCATGGGCGCGCGAATGCTTCGGCGCTGGCTGGCTCGGCCGCTCCGCAGTCACGAGCGCATCACTCAGCGGCTCGCGGCGGTCGAAACGATGAATGCCAATCGTGAGGCGCGCGATAAGTTGTGCCAGGAACTGCGCGAGCTGGGTGATATCGAGCGCCTTGTTGGCCGCTTTGCCGGAGCACGCATTCTTCAACCGCGGGATTTTCTGGCTCTTAAATTCTCGCTCTGGCATCTGCCCGAAATTCAGAAGGCTCTGGCTGGGCTCATTCGCGACCAAGCAGAGGTAACCGACACAGACAAGAGCATTCTTGGTACTATTGCGAAGGAGCTTCGTGCGTTGCCAGAGTTGGCGGAAGAACTGGATCGCTTCGTTTCAACCGAGCCGCCGGCCACCGTCGCGCACTTGGGCGTCATCCGCGATGGTGCGAACCCAGATCTCGATGAGCTTCGCGCGCTCACGCGAAACAGTCGCGAACGTCTGCTTGCGATCCAGGCGCGCGAACGCGAACGCACCGGCATTGCTACGCTGAAGGTCGATTACAATAATGTCTTCGGCTATTACATCGAAGTCTCGAAGGCGAATCAAGCTAAAGTACCGGCGGATTACGAGCGGCGTCAAACCATGACGAATGCCGAGCGCTACATCACGCCCGAGCTGAAGGAATACGAAGCGAAGATACTTGGCGCCGAAGAACGGATGATGGTGATCGAGCGCGAAATGATCGAGGTGCTCCGCGCTCGGATCATTCAAGATATTTCGCCGCTCACGCACAACGCTGAATTACTTGCGGTCATCGATGTGCTCGCCACATTCTCTGTGCTCGCAACAAAGCACCGATGGACGCGCCCAGAGTTCAATACGATTGGCGAATTCGCAATCGAGATGGGCAGGCATCCCGTTGTCGAGAAGTTGCTGCCAGTCGGCGAGCGGTTCACGGCGAATAGCGTGTTATTCAAGCCCGGCGAGTTCGAGTTCTATGTCATCACTGGTCCGAATATGTCGGGCAAATCGGTCTATCTCCGGCAGTGTGGGGTGTTGGCCTATCTTGCTCATGTCGGGTCGTTCGTGCCAGCCGAGCGCGCGAACTTCCCCAGGATGGACCGCATCTTCACGCGCGTCGGCGCAAGCGATAACGTGGCAAGTGGTGAATCGACATTCTTGGTCGAGATGAATGAAGCCGCAAACATGCTTAACAATGCGACGGCAGACTCACTTTTGCTTTTCGACGAACTTGGTCGCGGCACATCAACATTCGATGGCCTTTCGATCGCTTGGGCCGTGAGCGAGTACATTCACGACAATCTTCCCGGCGCGCGAACACTCTTCGCCACTCATTATCACGAACTCAATGCGCTGGCGGAGCGCCATGCGCACATCCACAACTTGAAGGTGGAGGTCCGCGAGGCCGAAGGCAAAGTCCATTTTCTGCACAAGATTGCGCCGGGACATGCGGATCACTCGTATGGCATCGAAGTCGCGGCAATGGCCGGTATCCCGCCGGAAGTAATCGACCGCGCGCGCGAAATCCTCCGATCTTTGGAAGCGACCGAACTCGTCATCGCCGAAGCGAATATTCAGCGCGAGATCCCGTTCGTCGAGCACTCCACCCGAGCCGAGCAGGAAGCGCGCCTCAAGCAAGCTTTCGGCGATGAGCATGTGGATGCCGTCGCTGCCGACCTCCGCGCACTCGATCTCAACACACTCACGCCCATCGAGGCGATTAATAAGATTGCGGAGTGGAAGAAGAAGCTAGAATAG
- a CDS encoding glycosidase, with the protein MSYEPLFHRYAGNPILTPQKWPYRINTVFNPGATKLKDGTTLLLCRVEDHTGLSHLTVAKSRNGIDNWEIDPTPTMLPDPHNYPEEMWGIEDPRITFVPELDKYVVTYVAYSIEGPGVSLAMTSDFRRFERLGDVMPPENKDAVILPNRVHGRWAMIHRPSTAFGNHIWMSYSPDLIHWGGHVLALPARRGGWWDSDRIGMASPPIETPEGWIMIYHGVRNTASGKIYRLGLALFDRENPDQCLLRGDEWIFGPEERYEVDGEVKNVVFPCGQTIGDDGDTIYLYYGVCDNSIALATGSIKTLLDWLQKNGRPPGDPVGKGASLEA; encoded by the coding sequence ATGTCTTACGAACCATTATTTCACCGTTATGCAGGCAATCCGATCTTAACGCCTCAGAAGTGGCCGTATCGGATCAATACCGTTTTCAATCCCGGAGCGACGAAGCTCAAAGACGGCACGACACTTCTGCTTTGCCGCGTGGAGGACCATACCGGTCTTTCGCACCTAACTGTGGCAAAATCCCGTAACGGAATAGACAACTGGGAGATCGATCCGACGCCCACAATGTTGCCCGACCCGCACAATTATCCGGAGGAAATGTGGGGCATCGAAGATCCCCGTATCACCTTCGTGCCCGAGTTGGATAAATATGTGGTTACGTACGTCGCGTACTCAATCGAGGGACCGGGAGTATCGCTCGCAATGACCTCAGATTTCCGACGCTTCGAGCGGCTTGGCGATGTCATGCCGCCCGAAAATAAAGACGCGGTGATTCTACCGAATCGCGTGCATGGGCGCTGGGCAATGATTCATCGTCCTTCGACGGCGTTTGGAAATCATATCTGGATGTCTTACTCGCCGGACCTCATCCATTGGGGCGGTCACGTGCTGGCACTTCCGGCGCGCAGAGGGGGATGGTGGGACTCCGATCGCATTGGTATGGCTTCTCCGCCAATTGAAACGCCAGAAGGATGGATCATGATCTATCATGGCGTTCGCAATACTGCCAGTGGGAAGATTTATCGTCTGGGTCTTGCTTTGTTTGACAGAGAGAATCCCGACCAATGTCTTCTGCGTGGTGATGAATGGATCTTCGGTCCGGAAGAGCGATATGAAGTGGATGGTGAAGTCAAGAACGTCGTGTTTCCATGTGGTCAGACGATCGGCGATGACGGAGACACCATATATCTGTACTATGGCGTCTGTGATAACTCCATTGCCCTCGCCACCGGTAGCATTAAGACATTACTCGATTGGCTTCAGAAAAATGGACGACCACCCGGAGACCCTGTGGGTAAAGGGGCGAGTCTCGAAGCCTGA
- a CDS encoding DUF494 family protein, whose translation MEERTEMNASPIAGRERIMEILVFLLSEMRAKKALTEIDLKPLSQRGFSQTEISAAFSWLFDKLAVEVSAQDGPLVYSSPVLSRPSTSHRVLHDVERSVIEPDAQGYLMQMHELGLLNDFDHEFVIDRIMMAGIPSVSLEDVRDLVAATVFGYDETARPHSRVMLTASDRVQ comes from the coding sequence ATGGAAGAACGTACCGAGATGAATGCAAGTCCAATCGCTGGACGAGAGCGAATCATGGAAATATTGGTCTTTTTGCTTTCAGAGATGCGCGCCAAGAAGGCGCTGACTGAAATTGATTTGAAGCCGCTTTCCCAACGCGGCTTCAGCCAAACCGAAATATCCGCGGCGTTCTCCTGGCTATTCGATAAGCTTGCCGTCGAAGTCTCGGCGCAGGACGGTCCACTGGTTTATTCATCACCAGTACTATCTCGGCCCAGTACCTCGCATCGTGTTTTGCACGATGTCGAGCGGTCCGTGATCGAACCGGATGCCCAGGGCTATCTGATGCAGATGCATGAGTTGGGCTTGCTGAATGACTTCGATCATGAATTTGTCATCGACCGGATTATGATGGCCGGTATTCCCAGCGTCTCTCTCGAAGACGTGCGGGACCTGGTAGCGGCTACCGTATTCGGTTATGATGAAACTGCTCGTCCGCATAGCCGCGTGATGCTGACGGCGAGCGATCGCGTGCAATAG
- a CDS encoding acyl-CoA dehydrogenase family protein → MFDTLTESPDFTLTEDQAAIRDLARDFAETELKPHRNEWDESQEFPMDAFKKMGALGFLGTLVSTELGGAGLGAQENSIIIEEIARVDPAVALSVAAHNGLCSAHINKFASDEIRAKYMPPLARGEILGAWGLTEPSAGSDAGGTRTVAVRDGDHYILNGAKNFITHGTVGDTTVIMAVTEPGKGARGISAFVLDKSMPGFYASKKENKLGMRCSDTSSLVMDNVRVPARNRIGAEGEGFVQALQILDGGRISIAALALGTAQGAFEAAIAYAQTREQFGKPIAAQQAIQFKLAQMGMKLEAARALTYKAAWLRDAGQPFGKAASMAKLFASEAAVNLSEEAIQIHGGYGYIKEYPVEKFWRDSKLLTIGEGTSEVQRMVIARKVIEENAQN, encoded by the coding sequence ATGTTCGATACGCTAACCGAGTCACCCGATTTTACGCTTACTGAAGACCAAGCCGCTATTCGCGACCTCGCGCGCGATTTTGCCGAAACAGAGCTAAAGCCCCACCGCAATGAGTGGGACGAGTCCCAGGAATTCCCGATGGATGCCTTCAAGAAGATGGGCGCCTTGGGATTTTTGGGCACGCTGGTCTCGACGGAGCTTGGCGGAGCAGGACTCGGTGCGCAAGAAAATTCGATTATCATTGAAGAGATCGCACGAGTAGATCCGGCCGTCGCACTCTCTGTCGCCGCGCATAATGGCCTCTGCTCGGCGCACATCAATAAATTTGCGAGTGATGAGATTCGCGCCAAGTATATGCCGCCATTGGCGCGAGGCGAAATCCTTGGGGCGTGGGGACTCACCGAGCCATCTGCCGGTTCGGACGCAGGCGGCACGCGAACCGTCGCTGTCCGCGATGGCGATCATTACATTCTCAATGGCGCGAAGAACTTCATTACACACGGGACCGTCGGGGATACGACAGTTATTATGGCGGTGACCGAACCCGGTAAAGGTGCACGCGGTATTTCTGCGTTCGTTCTCGATAAGTCAATGCCCGGGTTCTATGCGTCGAAGAAAGAGAATAAACTCGGAATGCGCTGCTCGGATACATCGAGCCTCGTGATGGACAATGTGCGGGTTCCGGCAAGGAACCGCATTGGTGCCGAGGGCGAAGGGTTCGTGCAGGCGCTGCAAATTCTGGATGGTGGTCGCATCTCTATCGCGGCACTCGCACTTGGTACTGCTCAAGGCGCATTCGAAGCCGCGATCGCCTACGCACAAACGCGCGAACAATTTGGCAAACCGATCGCGGCACAGCAAGCAATACAATTCAAGCTCGCGCAAATGGGGATGAAGCTCGAAGCGGCTCGAGCACTGACCTACAAGGCGGCCTGGCTGCGCGATGCCGGTCAACCCTTTGGCAAGGCCGCTAGCATGGCGAAATTATTTGCAAGTGAAGCCGCCGTTAATCTCTCCGAAGAAGCAATTCAAATCCACGGTGGCTACGGATATATCAAGGAGTATCCGGTCGAGAAATTCTGGCGCGATTCAAAATTGCTCACTATCGGCGAAGGCACGAGTGAAGTGCAACGCATGGTCATCGCGCGCAAAGTGATCGAAGAAAACGCGCAGAACTAA
- a CDS encoding efflux RND transporter periplasmic adaptor subunit: protein MLKSLSAVLLATGLLFSGCSKSENPNELTASGTIETTDVNVAAKTPGQIAALYIDEGTRVDSGSLIAVQDHSALDIQLRSADAAVGAGRAQYTLTENGARREDIKQAEEAVAQAQTNRRLAADDLERMHNLEKGNAATRQQVDQAEAHFRVTQSQLVQAEENAAKLKHLARPEEVTGAAARVQQLEAERDRVRKMIDDSYITSPIRGIVTQKVLQQGELAAQGATVATITDLSKVYLMIYLIEAELPRVKLGESVDVRVDGMPKKTFQGRVTYISPEAEFTPKNIQTKDDRVKLVFGVKIEIPNPTGELKKGLPADATIHLEPGSH, encoded by the coding sequence ATGCTAAAGTCTCTCTCCGCGGTTTTGCTTGCCACCGGGCTCTTGTTTTCCGGCTGCTCGAAATCCGAAAATCCCAATGAACTCACGGCCAGTGGTACCATCGAAACCACCGATGTGAATGTCGCCGCAAAGACTCCCGGGCAAATCGCTGCGCTCTACATCGATGAAGGTACTCGCGTTGACTCAGGTAGTTTGATTGCAGTGCAGGATCATTCGGCCCTCGATATTCAGCTTCGCAGCGCGGACGCTGCGGTCGGGGCCGGACGAGCTCAATATACGTTGACCGAAAACGGTGCGCGGCGCGAGGATATCAAGCAAGCGGAGGAAGCCGTTGCTCAGGCTCAGACCAACCGGAGATTAGCCGCTGACGATCTCGAACGCATGCACAACCTTGAAAAAGGTAATGCAGCCACGAGGCAACAAGTCGATCAAGCCGAAGCCCATTTCCGCGTGACCCAAAGCCAGCTCGTCCAGGCTGAAGAAAACGCGGCCAAGCTGAAGCACCTCGCCCGCCCGGAGGAGGTTACCGGTGCGGCTGCTCGCGTGCAGCAACTCGAAGCCGAACGCGACCGCGTTCGCAAGATGATCGATGATTCCTACATCACGTCCCCGATCCGAGGAATCGTGACACAGAAGGTTTTGCAGCAAGGCGAACTTGCCGCACAAGGCGCGACGGTCGCAACCATCACCGACCTGTCCAAGGTCTATTTGATGATCTATTTGATCGAGGCAGAATTGCCGCGCGTCAAGCTTGGTGAATCCGTAGACGTCCGCGTTGACGGCATGCCGAAGAAGACCTTCCAGGGTCGGGTGACTTACATCTCACCGGAAGCGGAGTTCACCCCAAAGAATATTCAGACCAAAGATGATCGTGTTAAATTAGTCTTCGGCGTAAAGATAGAAATTCCGAATCCCACCGGCGAACTCAAGAAAGGTCTGCCGGCGGATGCGACAATACATTTAGAACCTGGATCGCATTGA
- a CDS encoding addiction module protein has product MDKHLESVTQDALSLSLQERGILATRLLDSMDVTATNEIQASWLDVAEERLREIDEGRVQPISEDEVERRIRARLP; this is encoded by the coding sequence ATGGATAAACATTTAGAATCCGTAACACAGGACGCTCTCTCGCTCTCGCTGCAAGAGCGGGGCATTCTTGCAACTCGCCTCCTTGACAGCATGGATGTGACAGCTACGAACGAGATTCAAGCCTCATGGCTCGATGTTGCTGAAGAGAGGCTCCGCGAGATTGATGAAGGCCGCGTGCAACCGATCAGTGAGGATGAGGTTGAACGACGCATTCGCGCTCGCCTTCCGTGA
- a CDS encoding VOC family protein: MTIRSFEVILYVADQAHSRDFYAAILGLTPALDVPGMTEFQIGDATLGLMPSRGIKRLLGDSIKNPELTRDIPRCELYLTVDDPNLYASLAIESGARLLSPLARRDWGHDVVYLADPDEHIIAFARALP; the protein is encoded by the coding sequence ATGACTATTCGCTCGTTCGAGGTGATTCTCTACGTTGCCGATCAAGCACACAGCCGCGATTTTTATGCTGCCATCTTAGGACTTACCCCGGCGCTCGATGTTCCCGGCATGACGGAATTCCAAATCGGTGACGCCACGCTGGGACTCATGCCCTCGCGTGGCATTAAGCGATTACTCGGTGACTCAATCAAAAATCCAGAACTCACCCGCGATATTCCGAGATGCGAGCTATATCTGACTGTGGATGATCCGAATCTGTATGCATCGCTCGCCATCGAATCCGGCGCGCGACTGCTGAGTCCCCTGGCGCGGCGTGATTGGGGGCATGATGTTGTTTATCTTGCCGACCCGGATGAGCACATTATTGCGTTTGCCAGAGCACTCCCATAA
- a CDS encoding SHOCT domain-containing protein — translation MKFLNSETTKAIGNVSPFGNLIGKVYYLSGVEQFDPLIKEKVDDLSRSTTFNKHERGFELMVGSIFKREKIAIPFDSIKSISLESRQHIEQQKEKSVVGRALLGGLLLGPIGAMVGGMSGLQPSGSSIVADHILTFSFDDNGEDYVILFHVHEKDKSAVEKFFAKTLSEKFQTNIIPPEPEVVGGVPKLDIVEQLSKLAVLKDKGILTEEEFLAQKSKMLA, via the coding sequence ATGAAATTCTTGAATTCTGAAACAACGAAGGCTATTGGGAATGTCTCGCCATTCGGCAATTTGATCGGGAAGGTGTACTATCTTTCCGGTGTCGAACAATTCGATCCGCTTATCAAGGAAAAAGTGGATGATCTCTCACGATCCACCACGTTCAATAAACACGAGCGCGGCTTTGAACTGATGGTTGGTTCTATTTTCAAAAGGGAAAAGATCGCTATACCATTTGACTCAATAAAATCTATCTCGCTCGAGTCGCGTCAACATATTGAGCAGCAGAAAGAGAAGTCAGTTGTTGGGCGAGCCCTTCTCGGAGGCTTGTTGCTAGGACCTATCGGTGCAATGGTTGGAGGAATGAGCGGGCTGCAACCTAGTGGCTCCAGCATTGTCGCCGATCACATACTTACTTTTTCATTCGATGATAATGGTGAGGATTACGTGATTCTCTTTCATGTTCACGAGAAGGATAAGTCGGCCGTTGAGAAGTTCTTCGCCAAAACGCTTTCTGAGAAGTTTCAAACGAACATCATTCCGCCGGAGCCGGAAGTGGTAGGAGGTGTGCCAAAGCTCGACATAGTCGAGCAGCTTTCGAAGCTTGCTGTGTTGAAGGATAAGGGAATATTGACCGAAGAGGAATTCCTGGCTCAGAAGTCTAAGATGTTGGCATGA